One Armatimonadota bacterium DNA segment encodes these proteins:
- the hisF gene encoding imidazole glycerol phosphate synthase subunit HisF, with amino-acid sequence MLTRRIIPCLDTAGGRVVKGVRFVDLVDAGDPAELAAAYDGEGADEIVLLDIAASVEGRGTLLEVVRRTAETVFIPLTVGGGVRTADDARALLLAGADKVAVNTAAVARPDLIAELADRFGSQCVVAAIDARRAADGRWEVCTHGGRRPAGLDAVAWAARAAALGAGEILLTSIDRDGTRDGYDLALTRAVSEAVSVPVIASGGAGGAEHIYQVLTEGGADAALAAGIFHRGQARIAHVKEYLRRRGIPVRTPGGERNGDAWTR; translated from the coding sequence GTGCTGACCCGCCGCATCATCCCCTGCCTGGACACCGCCGGCGGGCGGGTGGTCAAGGGCGTGCGCTTTGTGGACCTGGTGGATGCCGGCGACCCCGCGGAGCTGGCCGCGGCCTACGATGGGGAAGGCGCCGACGAGATCGTCCTGCTGGACATCGCCGCCTCCGTCGAGGGCCGCGGCACCCTGCTGGAGGTGGTGCGCCGCACGGCCGAAACGGTCTTCATCCCGCTCACGGTGGGCGGGGGGGTGCGCACGGCCGACGACGCCCGGGCGTTGCTGCTGGCGGGAGCGGACAAGGTGGCCGTCAACACCGCCGCCGTGGCCCGCCCGGACCTGATCGCGGAGCTGGCGGATCGCTTCGGCAGCCAGTGCGTGGTGGCCGCCATCGATGCCCGCCGCGCCGCGGACGGCCGGTGGGAGGTGTGCACCCACGGCGGCCGCCGGCCCGCCGGCCTCGACGCGGTGGCGTGGGCGGCCCGGGCGGCCGCGCTCGGAGCGGGGGAAATCCTGCTCACCAGCATCGACCGGGACGGCACCCGGGACGGCTACGATCTGGCGCTGACCCGGGCGGTGAGCGAGGCGGTGTCGGTGCCGGTGATCGCCAGCGGCGGCGCTGGCGGCGCCGAGCACATCTACCAGGTGCTGACCGAAGGGGGGGCGGATGCCGCCCTCGCGGCCGGCATCTTCCACCGGGGCCAGGCGCGCATCGCCCACGTGAAGGAGTACCTGCGCCGGCGGGGGATTCCGGTCCGCACGCCTGGCGGGGAGCGAAACGGTGACGCATGGACGCGGTGA
- the hisA gene encoding 1-(5-phosphoribosyl)-5-[(5-phosphoribosylamino)methylideneamino]imidazole-4-carboxamide isomerase, with the protein MIVIPAVDLRGGRAVRLVQGNPGRARDYGDPVEWARRWVDAGARWLHVVDLDGALAGRPAHRDLVARLCGLGVAVQVGGGVRTVEDIAAALAAGASRVVVGTAATRLGEALGRFGPAVAVALDARRRRVALSGWTEQTPLDVVDAARRLREQGAVRFVYTDIGRDGTLSGPNLEVLAELVTCAGVPVVAAGGIATEEDLEAVERAGAEAAIVGRALYDGRLDLRRLTQRWGAGVC; encoded by the coding sequence GTGATCGTCATCCCGGCAGTGGACCTGCGGGGCGGCCGCGCCGTGCGCCTGGTCCAGGGCAATCCGGGCCGGGCGAGGGACTACGGCGATCCGGTGGAGTGGGCGCGGCGGTGGGTGGACGCGGGCGCGCGGTGGCTGCACGTGGTGGACCTGGACGGGGCGCTGGCCGGCCGGCCGGCGCACCGGGACCTGGTGGCGCGGCTGTGTGGACTGGGCGTGGCCGTGCAGGTCGGCGGAGGAGTGCGGACGGTGGAGGACATCGCCGCTGCCCTGGCAGCCGGCGCGTCGCGGGTCGTGGTGGGGACGGCGGCCACCCGGCTGGGGGAGGCGCTGGGGCGGTTTGGTCCGGCGGTGGCGGTGGCCCTGGACGCGCGGCGGCGGCGGGTGGCCCTCTCGGGGTGGACCGAGCAGACGCCGCTGGACGTGGTCGACGCCGCCCGGCGCCTGCGGGAGCAGGGCGCGGTGCGGTTCGTCTACACGGACATCGGCCGGGACGGTACGCTCTCCGGTCCCAACCTCGAGGTGCTGGCCGAGCTGGTGACGTGCGCCGGCGTCCCGGTGGTCGCCGCCGGAGGCATTGCCACGGAGGAGGACCTGGAGGCCGTGGAGAGGGCGGGGGCGGAGGCGGCGATCGTCGGCCGGGCGCTGTACGACGGCCGCCTGGACCTGCGGCGGCTGACGCAGCGTTGGGGGGCGGGAGTGTGCTGA
- the hisH gene encoding imidazole glycerol phosphate synthase subunit HisH, with amino-acid sequence MIRAALVDYGAGNLRSLGRALEAAGAQVAVLSAPAGGAWDVVVLPGVGHFGAAVERLRQADLWDWVLDRSRAGVPLLGVCLGMQLLFEASEESPGVRGLGLLEGAVRRLPGTVKVPHMGWNVLRPARSGDLLRGLAGPVHVYYAHSYVAEPAADGDVVAVTDYGREFAAAVRRGAVLGVQFHPEKSGRAGIHILRNALHMLAGAGRAGGP; translated from the coding sequence ATGATCCGGGCGGCCCTGGTGGACTACGGGGCCGGCAACCTGCGCAGTCTGGGCCGTGCGCTGGAGGCGGCGGGGGCGCAGGTGGCCGTCCTGTCGGCCCCCGCGGGCGGAGCGTGGGATGTGGTGGTCCTGCCCGGCGTGGGCCACTTCGGCGCGGCGGTGGAGAGGCTGCGGCAGGCGGACCTGTGGGACTGGGTGCTGGACCGCTCGCGCGCCGGCGTGCCGCTGCTGGGCGTCTGCCTGGGGATGCAGCTGCTGTTTGAGGCCAGCGAGGAAAGCCCCGGCGTGCGCGGGCTGGGGCTGCTGGAGGGGGCCGTGCGCCGCCTGCCCGGGACGGTGAAGGTCCCCCACATGGGCTGGAACGTCCTGCGCCCGGCGCGGTCCGGCGACCTCCTGCGGGGGCTGGCCGGCCCCGTCCACGTCTACTACGCTCACTCCTACGTCGCCGAGCCGGCGGCGGACGGTGACGTGGTGGCCGTGACCGACTACGGGCGGGAGTTCGCTGCCGCGGTGCGGCGGGGGGCGGTCCTGGGCGTGCAGTTCCACCCCGAAAAGAGCGGGCGGGCGGGAATCCACATTCTCCGCAACGCCCTGCACATGCTGGCCGGGGCCGGACGGGCGGGCGGGCCGTGA